From one Streptomyces sp. NBC_01478 genomic stretch:
- a CDS encoding DUF6959 family protein — protein sequence MDRVDAELFTDGGNDAVVRLPGRRFPGVLIQGDSLHILRSDVAEVVEACGRGDLADAGESAGLLLAGLDALLARYSAALENHGMKRPY from the coding sequence ATGGATCGTGTCGACGCAGAGCTGTTCACTGACGGTGGGAACGATGCCGTGGTCCGTCTCCCCGGTCGCCGGTTTCCCGGTGTGCTGATCCAGGGGGACTCCCTTCACATCCTCCGCAGCGACGTCGCCGAGGTGGTGGAAGCCTGCGGTCGGGGCGACCTCGCCGACGCGGGGGAGTCCGCGGGCCTGCTGCTGGCGGGCCTCGACGCGCTGCTGGCCCGCTACTCCGCGGCGTTGGAGAACCATGGGATGAAGCGGCCGTACTGA
- a CDS encoding arabinose isomerase, which produces MTTTDPMTVTAERAAALRELLPPVPRRRTRIGLVAGGLGAYWPQFPDLLPQLKESSAYVAERFQRMDAEVTDVGFISDAAEGAAAAEQLRRADCDLIVLFLTTYLTSSMVLPIAQRSHTPVLVIDLQPSERMDHASFDTGAWLAYCGQCPVPEVGNVFRRAGIPFRSVSGWLRQESAWRRIEQWIRAAGVRAALRHARHGLMGHLYPGMLDVSTDLTLLPATFGSHVEVLEFDDLRHRVERVSEAETRERTALARRIFAVEDSVVDEDFAWGATVSVALDRLVEDFGLDTLAYYHRGLDGEAHERLGAGMILGASLLTARGVPAAGEYELRTSLAQLATQSIGAGGSFTEIQALDFEDGVVEMGHDGPAHLAVSSRDPLLRGLGVFHGKRGWGVSVEFDVQHGPVTLLGLGQDADGTLSFITSEGTVVPGPLLAIGNTTSRVDFGRDPGEWVDAWSASGVGHHWSLALGHHTGDFRAAASLLGIEHREV; this is translated from the coding sequence ATGACTACGACCGACCCCATGACCGTGACCGCAGAACGCGCCGCCGCCCTGCGAGAGTTGCTCCCCCCGGTGCCCCGCCGCCGCACCCGGATCGGACTCGTGGCGGGCGGCCTCGGCGCCTACTGGCCCCAGTTCCCGGACCTGCTCCCGCAGTTGAAGGAGTCGTCCGCGTACGTCGCCGAGCGATTCCAGCGGATGGACGCGGAGGTGACCGACGTCGGCTTCATCTCCGACGCCGCGGAAGGAGCGGCAGCGGCGGAGCAACTGCGGCGGGCCGACTGCGACTTGATCGTGCTGTTCCTGACGACGTACCTGACCTCGTCGATGGTGCTGCCGATCGCCCAGCGCTCGCACACCCCCGTCCTGGTCATCGACCTCCAGCCGTCCGAGCGGATGGACCACGCCTCCTTCGACACGGGCGCCTGGCTCGCCTACTGCGGGCAGTGCCCGGTGCCCGAGGTGGGCAACGTGTTCCGGCGGGCCGGCATCCCCTTCCGCTCGGTGTCGGGCTGGCTGCGTCAGGAGTCGGCCTGGCGGCGCATCGAGCAGTGGATCCGGGCGGCAGGGGTACGGGCCGCGCTCCGCCATGCCCGGCACGGTCTGATGGGACACCTCTATCCGGGGATGCTCGACGTGTCGACCGATCTGACACTGCTCCCGGCGACGTTCGGCTCGCATGTCGAGGTGCTGGAGTTCGACGATCTACGGCATCGGGTGGAGCGGGTGAGCGAGGCCGAGACCCGTGAGCGCACGGCGCTCGCCCGGCGGATCTTCGCCGTGGAAGACAGCGTGGTCGACGAGGACTTCGCGTGGGGGGCGACCGTGTCCGTCGCCCTCGACCGGCTCGTCGAGGACTTCGGCCTCGACACCCTCGCCTACTACCACCGGGGACTCGACGGCGAGGCGCACGAACGGCTCGGTGCCGGCATGATTTTGGGTGCCTCGCTGCTCACCGCCCGGGGCGTGCCGGCCGCCGGCGAGTACGAACTCCGCACCAGCCTGGCCCAGTTGGCGACGCAGAGCATCGGGGCCGGGGGTTCCTTCACCGAGATCCAGGCCCTCGACTTCGAGGACGGCGTGGTGGAGATGGGCCACGACGGACCCGCCCATCTCGCCGTCAGCTCCCGTGACCCGCTGCTGCGCGGCCTGGGCGTCTTTCACGGCAAGCGCGGCTGGGGCGTCAGCGTGGAGTTCGACGTCCAGCACGGGCCCGTCACCCTCCTCGGTCTCGGTCAGGACGCCGACGGCACCCTGTCGTTCATCACGTCCGAGGGCACCGTCGTCCCCGGACCGCTGCTCGCGATCGGCAACACCACCAGCCGTGTCGACTTCGGCCGCGACCCCGGCGAGTGGGTCGACGCGTGGAGCGCGTCGGGGGTGGGCCACCACTGGTCCCTCGCGCTGGGCCATCACACGGGCGACTTCCGGGCGGCGGCGAGCCTGCTGGGCATCGAGCACCGGGAGGTGTGA
- a CDS encoding MFS transporter — protein MIRFSPAPEHAEQPIPKHLWKVAALSGMASYLDAALIVSIAVNLAIYRDSYDMGVWMAGAISAIVTGCIAVGSLVGGRLADMFGRRRVYNLDILCYAIGAIVITLAPNDIVLFVGVLVAGLAAGADLPTSLAVVSDAAPPEGRARLVSFTQVMWVLGIVVVIFLGYVLSDTGMTGARFITGHLVVAALVTWQLRARLELPDEQPESTAEETAAPRGIELKNVWNRAALLPMAATFVYYVTWGIGANTFGQFGTYLLVTVSGASQSLATGINLAFLPIALVLTFVFVRIADTPWRDRLFYVFTVVQVVAFCIASLTAGALAGMLVFFVLYQISNPFAGEASYKVWSQLTLPPDTRGTTQGLTYALSRGVFAGVAFVTPALMDYSASLLLWLITLCMAASGVAGVYVIHVLIRRSPETTDARVKGLGVART, from the coding sequence ATGATCCGATTCTCACCTGCACCGGAACACGCGGAACAGCCCATTCCGAAGCACCTGTGGAAGGTCGCGGCCCTCTCGGGCATGGCCTCCTACCTCGACGCCGCGCTCATCGTCAGCATCGCCGTCAACCTGGCGATCTACCGCGACAGTTACGACATGGGCGTGTGGATGGCCGGGGCGATCAGCGCGATCGTCACCGGCTGCATCGCGGTCGGCTCCCTCGTCGGCGGACGGCTCGCCGACATGTTCGGGCGCCGCCGCGTCTACAACCTGGACATCCTCTGCTACGCGATCGGCGCGATCGTCATCACGCTGGCGCCGAACGACATCGTCCTGTTCGTCGGCGTGCTCGTCGCGGGGCTGGCCGCCGGCGCCGACCTGCCGACGTCCCTGGCCGTGGTCTCGGACGCCGCGCCTCCCGAGGGCCGGGCGCGTCTCGTGTCGTTCACCCAGGTCATGTGGGTGCTGGGCATCGTCGTCGTGATCTTCCTCGGCTACGTCCTGTCGGACACCGGGATGACCGGGGCCCGGTTCATCACCGGCCATCTGGTCGTCGCCGCGCTGGTCACCTGGCAGCTCCGCGCCCGGCTCGAACTGCCCGACGAGCAGCCGGAGTCGACCGCCGAGGAGACCGCGGCCCCGCGCGGCATCGAGCTCAAGAACGTGTGGAACCGCGCCGCGCTGCTGCCGATGGCCGCGACCTTCGTCTACTACGTCACCTGGGGCATCGGAGCCAACACCTTCGGCCAGTTCGGCACGTATCTGCTGGTCACGGTCAGTGGTGCCTCGCAGAGCCTGGCCACCGGGATCAACCTGGCCTTCCTGCCGATCGCGCTGGTCCTGACCTTCGTCTTCGTGCGGATCGCCGACACCCCTTGGCGCGACCGGCTGTTCTACGTCTTCACGGTCGTGCAGGTCGTGGCCTTCTGCATCGCCTCCCTCACGGCCGGCGCCCTCGCGGGCATGCTGGTCTTCTTCGTGCTGTACCAGATCTCCAACCCCTTTGCCGGGGAGGCGAGTTACAAGGTCTGGTCGCAGCTCACGCTGCCCCCGGACACCCGCGGCACCACCCAGGGCCTCACCTACGCCCTGTCACGCGGGGTCTTCGCGGGCGTCGCGTTCGTCACGCCGGCCCTGATGGACTACAGCGCGTCGCTCCTCCTGTGGTTGATCACGCTCTGCATGGCGGCCTCGGGGGTCGCGGGGGTGTACGTCATCCATGTCCTCATCCGGCGTTCCCCCGAGACAACGGACGCTCGGGTCAAGGGACTTGGCGTGGCCCGGACCTGA